In Hemibagrus wyckioides isolate EC202008001 linkage group LG21, SWU_Hwy_1.0, whole genome shotgun sequence, the following proteins share a genomic window:
- the ece1 gene encoding endothelin-converting enzyme 1 isoform X2 produces the protein MEALRESFLLLTFQMSSYKRATSDEEELIDTTPDRLYQSPTVQVLEHRLGSRCWSERSHVEKKLLVVVCGLSLALFICILTLGLHYNETHPGLCLTEPCVSVAAAVMGALDRSVDPCNDFYSYACGGWMKKNPLPEGKSRWDTFSNLWEHNMAVMKNLLESTGQQGLSQAQEKSLKYYKACMNEAKIEELGARPLQEFINQTGGWALNGPWDKDNFQEVLRTVSANYRTSPFFTVYVSTDSKNSSSNIIQVDQSGLGLPSREYYLNKTTNEKYLKAYLSFLVELGVLLGGSEETSRTLMQEIVDFETTLANITVPQDERRDEELIYHKIQAKDLATLAPAVDWMPFLKAVFAPVALNESEPVVLYATDYLQKVSQLISKTNKSTLNNYMIMKVVRKMVSILDQRFQDAEQRFLEVMYGAKKSCTPRWKLCVSDTDSALGFALGALFVKATFAEDSKAFAENMVSEIKWAFEDGLKHASWMDGETKKAAKEKADAIYNMIGYPKFIMDPKELDKVFNEFEVVPDLYFQNVMQYYNFSGRVTADQLRKAPNRDQWSMTPPTVNAYYNPTKNEMVLPAGILQTPFYSHSWPKALTFGGIGVVMGHELTHAFDDQGREYDKDGNLRSWWKNESVNAFKQQTQCLVEQYSNYSINKEALNGKHTLGENIADNGGLKAAYKAYVNWIQKNGEEATLPTLGMTNHQLFFVSFAQVWCSVRTPESSHEGVITDPHSPSRFRVIGTISNSHEFSKHFGCKEDSLMNPKRKCELW, from the exons ATGGAGGCACTGAGGGAATCTTTTCTCCTTTTAACCTTCCAGATGTCATCCTACAAGCGAGCTACCTCAGACGAAGAGGAGCTGATAGACACCACCCCTGACAGATTGTATCAGTCTCCAACCGTTCAG GTGCTGGAGCATAGACTGGGGTCCAGGTGTTGGTCTGAGCGAAGCCATGTGGAGAAGAAGCTCcttgttgtggtgtgtggtcTCTCTCTGGCGTTATTCATATGCATCCTGACACTGGGTCTGCATTATAAcgaga CACACCCAGGGCTTTGCCTGACTGAACCATGTGTGAGTGTAGCAGCGGCTGTAATGGGAGCTCTGGACCGCTCAGTGGACCCATGTAATGACTTTTACAGTTATGCGTGTGGTGGCTGGATGAAGAAAAATCCGCTACCAGAAGGCAAATCACGATGGGATACCTTCAGCAATCTCTGGGAGCACAACATGGCAGTCATGAAGAATTTACTAG AGAGCACAGGTCAGCAGGGCCTGAGTCAGGCTCAAGAGAAGTCCCTGAAATACTACAAAGCCTGCATGAATGAAGCCAAGATCGAGGAGCTGGGAGCCCGTCCTTTACAGGAGTTCATCAACCAG acaggAGGCTGGGCCTTGAATGGCCCCTGGGACAAAGACAACTTCCAGGAGGTTTTGCGCACTGTGTCAGCTAACTACCGCACCTCGCCTTTCTTCACTGTGTACGTCAGCACAGACTCCAAGAACTCCAGCAGCAACATCATCCAG GTGGATCAGTCTGGACTGGGCTTGCCGTCTCGGGAGTACTATCTCAACAAGACCACCAATGAGAAG TATCTCAAAGCATATCTGAGCTTCCTGGTAGAGCTGGGAGTCCTGCTGGGCGGCTCAGAGGAGACTTCTCGCACTTTGATGCAGGAGATTGTAGATTTTGAAACTACCCTGGCCAATATTACGGTTCCTCAGGACGAGAGAAGGGATGAAGAGCTCATCTATCATAAGATTCAAGCTAAAGATTTAGCA ACACTAGCTCCTGCAGTGGACTGGATGCCTTTTCTCAAAGCAGTGTTTGCTCCAGTTGCTCTTAATGAATCAGAGCCTGTGGTGCTCTATGCCACTGACTACCTCCAGAAAGTTTCACAGCTTATTAGCAAAACCAACAAGAG CACGCTGAATAACTACATGATCATGAAAGTGGTGAGGAAGATGGTGTCCATATTGGACCAGAGATTCCAGGATGCTGAGCAGCGTTTCCTTGAAGTCATGTATGGTGCCAAGAAG AGCTGCACTCCTCGCTGGAAACTGTGCGTCAGTGACACAGACAGCGCGCTAGGCTTCGCCTTAGGGGCTCTATTTGTCAAAGCCACCTTCGCTGAGGACAGCAAGGCCTTT GCGGAAAATATGGTCTCGGAAATCAAATGGGCCTTTGAGGACGGCTTGAAACACGCGAGTTGGATGGATGGTGAAACCAAAAAGGCAGCCAAAGAGAAG GCGGATGCAATATACAATATGATAGGCTACCCAAAGTTCATCATGGATCCCAAGGAGCTAGACAAAGTGTTCAATGAA TTTGAAGTCGTGCCAGATTTATACTTCCAGAACGTCATGCAATACTACAACTTCTCAGGCCGGGTCACGGCTGACCAGCTGAGAAAAGCCCCAAACAGAGATCA ATGGAGTATGACCCCACCTACAGTGAATGCCTATTACAACCCCACAAAGAATGAGATGGTACTTCCTGCTGGCATCCTTCAAACCCCCTTCTACAGTCATTCCTGGCCAAA AGCCCTGACTTTCGGTGGCATTGGTGTCGTTATGGGTCATGAGCTGACTCATGCATTTGATGATCAAG GAAGAGAATATGATAAGGATGGTAACTTGCGCTCCTGGTGGAAGAACGAATCAGTGAATGCATTTAAGCAGCAGACTCAGTGCTTGGTGGAGCAATACAGCAACTACAGCATTAACAAGGAAGCCCTGAATGGCAAGCACACTCTTGGTGAGAACATCGCTGACAATGGTGGCCTCAAAGCAGCATACAAG GCTTATGTGAACTGGATCCAGAAAAATGGGGAGGAGGCTACGCTGCCCACTCTGGGAATGACAAATCATCAGCTATTCTTTGTTAGTTTTGCCcag GTGTGGTGTTCAGTGCGGACCCCTGAGAGCTCTCACGAGGGTGTGATCACTGACCCCCACAGTCCCTCACGCTTCAGAGTCATTGGCACTATCTCCAACTCCCACGAGTTCTCCAAACACTTTGGCTGTAAGGAGGATTCACTAATGAACCCTAAGCGAAAGTGTGAACTCTGGTGA
- the ece1 gene encoding endothelin-converting enzyme 1 isoform X1 produces MEALRESFLLLTFQMSSYKRATSDEEELIDTTPDRLYQSPTVQVLEHRLGSRCWSERSHVEKKLLVVVCGLSLALFICILTLGLHYNENKWARMLGPLYQTHPGLCLTEPCVSVAAAVMGALDRSVDPCNDFYSYACGGWMKKNPLPEGKSRWDTFSNLWEHNMAVMKNLLESTGQQGLSQAQEKSLKYYKACMNEAKIEELGARPLQEFINQTGGWALNGPWDKDNFQEVLRTVSANYRTSPFFTVYVSTDSKNSSSNIIQVDQSGLGLPSREYYLNKTTNEKYLKAYLSFLVELGVLLGGSEETSRTLMQEIVDFETTLANITVPQDERRDEELIYHKIQAKDLATLAPAVDWMPFLKAVFAPVALNESEPVVLYATDYLQKVSQLISKTNKSTLNNYMIMKVVRKMVSILDQRFQDAEQRFLEVMYGAKKSCTPRWKLCVSDTDSALGFALGALFVKATFAEDSKAFAENMVSEIKWAFEDGLKHASWMDGETKKAAKEKADAIYNMIGYPKFIMDPKELDKVFNEFEVVPDLYFQNVMQYYNFSGRVTADQLRKAPNRDQWSMTPPTVNAYYNPTKNEMVLPAGILQTPFYSHSWPKALTFGGIGVVMGHELTHAFDDQGREYDKDGNLRSWWKNESVNAFKQQTQCLVEQYSNYSINKEALNGKHTLGENIADNGGLKAAYKAYVNWIQKNGEEATLPTLGMTNHQLFFVSFAQVWCSVRTPESSHEGVITDPHSPSRFRVIGTISNSHEFSKHFGCKEDSLMNPKRKCELW; encoded by the exons ATGGAGGCACTGAGGGAATCTTTTCTCCTTTTAACCTTCCAGATGTCATCCTACAAGCGAGCTACCTCAGACGAAGAGGAGCTGATAGACACCACCCCTGACAGATTGTATCAGTCTCCAACCGTTCAG GTGCTGGAGCATAGACTGGGGTCCAGGTGTTGGTCTGAGCGAAGCCATGTGGAGAAGAAGCTCcttgttgtggtgtgtggtcTCTCTCTGGCGTTATTCATATGCATCCTGACACTGGGTCTGCATTATAAcgaga ATAAATGGGCAAGAATGCTTGGACCCCTATATCAGA CACACCCAGGGCTTTGCCTGACTGAACCATGTGTGAGTGTAGCAGCGGCTGTAATGGGAGCTCTGGACCGCTCAGTGGACCCATGTAATGACTTTTACAGTTATGCGTGTGGTGGCTGGATGAAGAAAAATCCGCTACCAGAAGGCAAATCACGATGGGATACCTTCAGCAATCTCTGGGAGCACAACATGGCAGTCATGAAGAATTTACTAG AGAGCACAGGTCAGCAGGGCCTGAGTCAGGCTCAAGAGAAGTCCCTGAAATACTACAAAGCCTGCATGAATGAAGCCAAGATCGAGGAGCTGGGAGCCCGTCCTTTACAGGAGTTCATCAACCAG acaggAGGCTGGGCCTTGAATGGCCCCTGGGACAAAGACAACTTCCAGGAGGTTTTGCGCACTGTGTCAGCTAACTACCGCACCTCGCCTTTCTTCACTGTGTACGTCAGCACAGACTCCAAGAACTCCAGCAGCAACATCATCCAG GTGGATCAGTCTGGACTGGGCTTGCCGTCTCGGGAGTACTATCTCAACAAGACCACCAATGAGAAG TATCTCAAAGCATATCTGAGCTTCCTGGTAGAGCTGGGAGTCCTGCTGGGCGGCTCAGAGGAGACTTCTCGCACTTTGATGCAGGAGATTGTAGATTTTGAAACTACCCTGGCCAATATTACGGTTCCTCAGGACGAGAGAAGGGATGAAGAGCTCATCTATCATAAGATTCAAGCTAAAGATTTAGCA ACACTAGCTCCTGCAGTGGACTGGATGCCTTTTCTCAAAGCAGTGTTTGCTCCAGTTGCTCTTAATGAATCAGAGCCTGTGGTGCTCTATGCCACTGACTACCTCCAGAAAGTTTCACAGCTTATTAGCAAAACCAACAAGAG CACGCTGAATAACTACATGATCATGAAAGTGGTGAGGAAGATGGTGTCCATATTGGACCAGAGATTCCAGGATGCTGAGCAGCGTTTCCTTGAAGTCATGTATGGTGCCAAGAAG AGCTGCACTCCTCGCTGGAAACTGTGCGTCAGTGACACAGACAGCGCGCTAGGCTTCGCCTTAGGGGCTCTATTTGTCAAAGCCACCTTCGCTGAGGACAGCAAGGCCTTT GCGGAAAATATGGTCTCGGAAATCAAATGGGCCTTTGAGGACGGCTTGAAACACGCGAGTTGGATGGATGGTGAAACCAAAAAGGCAGCCAAAGAGAAG GCGGATGCAATATACAATATGATAGGCTACCCAAAGTTCATCATGGATCCCAAGGAGCTAGACAAAGTGTTCAATGAA TTTGAAGTCGTGCCAGATTTATACTTCCAGAACGTCATGCAATACTACAACTTCTCAGGCCGGGTCACGGCTGACCAGCTGAGAAAAGCCCCAAACAGAGATCA ATGGAGTATGACCCCACCTACAGTGAATGCCTATTACAACCCCACAAAGAATGAGATGGTACTTCCTGCTGGCATCCTTCAAACCCCCTTCTACAGTCATTCCTGGCCAAA AGCCCTGACTTTCGGTGGCATTGGTGTCGTTATGGGTCATGAGCTGACTCATGCATTTGATGATCAAG GAAGAGAATATGATAAGGATGGTAACTTGCGCTCCTGGTGGAAGAACGAATCAGTGAATGCATTTAAGCAGCAGACTCAGTGCTTGGTGGAGCAATACAGCAACTACAGCATTAACAAGGAAGCCCTGAATGGCAAGCACACTCTTGGTGAGAACATCGCTGACAATGGTGGCCTCAAAGCAGCATACAAG GCTTATGTGAACTGGATCCAGAAAAATGGGGAGGAGGCTACGCTGCCCACTCTGGGAATGACAAATCATCAGCTATTCTTTGTTAGTTTTGCCcag GTGTGGTGTTCAGTGCGGACCCCTGAGAGCTCTCACGAGGGTGTGATCACTGACCCCCACAGTCCCTCACGCTTCAGAGTCATTGGCACTATCTCCAACTCCCACGAGTTCTCCAAACACTTTGGCTGTAAGGAGGATTCACTAATGAACCCTAAGCGAAAGTGTGAACTCTGGTGA